TGGCTCGGGCAGGTGCCCCGGCCGCCCACGTTGCCCGCCGCGGCGACCACGACCGCGTTCCGGACGTCCACCGCATAGGCCAGGGCCGCGCCGAGTGCCCGGTCGTCGAGCGTATCGGCCACCCCGAGACAGGCGACCGACGATATGTTGATCACCGTCGCGCCCTGGTCGGCGGCGGCGCGCACCGCGGCGGCCAGCGATTCCACGTCACCGACCCCGCTGCCCCCGTACCCATCCGTGACGCGGAACTTCATGCTGGACTGGCGAATTCCGAGAATGGTGGCGTCGGGGGCGATCCCGCTGAACCCGTCGGACGGATCCGATGCCGCCCCGATGATCCCGGCAACGATGGTGCCGTGACCGTCGCAGTCCTCGGTGCCGTCCCCGTCGGCGACATAGTCCCCGCCGGGCACCAGGTGTGGCAGCAGCCGGTGCCGTGCCACCCCGGTGTCGATGACGGCGACGATCTGTCCGGCTCCGCGGGTGCGGACCCATGCGGCGCGCAGATCGGGTCGGTCATCACGCGGCCGCGTCTGCACAACCGGTGCCGCATCGCATGTTTCGGACTGTGCCGTCGGGTGCCGCGGCGCGGCCGGGCCCTGCGGGGGGAGCATCCGGTTGTCGACCGGCGGCGGGGTCACCGCCGCCGCCGGGGCCGCGGTGCCGACGGGCGCACCGACGAGTGCCACCGCGGCCAGCACCCGGACGAACCGGCCCGTCATCCGAGGCTCAACGATCGGACCACCTGATAGATCCCCGCCACCCAGCAGGCCAGCGGCACCACGGCGGCGATCAGCAGGTATTCGGCGATGTCCGCGGTGCGCGACCAGGACGGCGCACGG
This region of Mycolicibacterium diernhoferi genomic DNA includes:
- the mycP gene encoding type VII secretion-associated serine protease mycosin, whose amino-acid sequence is MTGRFVRVLAAVALVGAPVGTAAPAAAVTPPPVDNRMLPPQGPAAPRHPTAQSETCDAAPVVQTRPRDDRPDLRAAWVRTRGAGQIVAVIDTGVARHRLLPHLVPGGDYVADGDGTEDCDGHGTIVAGIIGAASDPSDGFSGIAPDATILGIRQSSMKFRVTDGYGGSGVGDVESLAAAVRAAADQGATVINISSVACLGVADTLDDRALGAALAYAVDVRNAVVVAAAGNVGGRGTCPSQNPPPDPAAPAQPDWDGVEVVASPSWYDDYVLTVGSVDADGAPSAFSLAGPWVDVAAPGEAVTSLAATGEGLVDTMPGPGQPAPISGTSYAAPVVAGIAALIRAAAPALTARQVMHRIESTARRPASGWNPLVGHGVVDVLAAVRGIGAPAPAGAQRSPAPSPARVADGRPGRFALTGAAACAVLAVSALLLPRRRSRRHTEAVPDDRGPGGAEFGAAR